In Nitrospirota bacterium, a single window of DNA contains:
- the glgP gene encoding alpha-glucan family phosphorylase: protein MHFSGGNRGKPVNEQRTIAYFSMEIGLEARMPTYSGGLGVLAGDTIRSAADLKVPMVAVTLLQRKGYFRQKLDASGWQTEEPVEWAVESILEEIPKKTFITIEGRNVYLRSWKYEVNGIGDFKVPVYFLDSDHPENSEWDRTLTHFLYGGDQYYRLCQEVILGIGGVRMLRTLGYENIKRFHMNEGHASLLALELLNEQAGKTGREPTRPEDIEAVREQCIFTTHTPVPAGHDQFPIELIRRIIGPREEIFKIKDIFLYNNLFNMTYLALNMSRFINGVAKKHGEVSQLMFEGYTIDAITNGVHAATWTTKPFQNLYDRYIPGWREDNFSLRYALSIPKHEVWDAHALAKNELIQHVNRETGTAMDSDILTLGFARRSTTYKRGELLFQDSERLKRISSEVGRFQVIYAGKAHPQDSAGKEIIKRIFHAKESLKANIKIAYLENYDMEIGKLITSGVDVWLNTPQPPLEASGTSGMKAALNGVPSLSVLDGWWIEGYIDGITGWSIGEVGRGAEASSDWSNDALSLYNKLENIVIPLFYHDRDRFIEMMRSSIALNGSFFNTQRMMLQYVLKAYF, encoded by the coding sequence ATGCACTTCAGCGGCGGAAACAGGGGGAAGCCAGTGAATGAACAGAGGACAATAGCATACTTTTCTATGGAAATAGGACTTGAAGCCCGGATGCCAACTTACAGCGGCGGCTTGGGTGTGCTGGCGGGAGATACGATCCGCTCCGCAGCTGATCTCAAAGTTCCTATGGTAGCGGTCACGCTGCTTCAACGCAAGGGATACTTTCGCCAGAAGCTTGATGCAAGCGGGTGGCAGACTGAGGAGCCTGTCGAGTGGGCTGTTGAAAGTATTTTGGAAGAGATACCAAAGAAAACCTTTATCACTATCGAGGGACGGAATGTTTATCTTCGTTCCTGGAAATATGAAGTCAACGGCATCGGAGATTTTAAAGTACCGGTGTATTTCCTGGATTCGGATCATCCGGAAAATTCCGAATGGGACAGAACACTGACCCATTTCCTTTACGGAGGGGACCAGTATTATCGCCTCTGTCAGGAGGTAATACTCGGTATCGGCGGCGTGAGGATGCTCCGTACCCTTGGATATGAAAACATTAAGCGGTTCCATATGAATGAAGGACATGCTAGCCTTCTTGCATTGGAGCTTCTCAATGAACAGGCAGGAAAAACAGGGCGAGAGCCAACCCGGCCTGAAGATATTGAAGCTGTCAGAGAACAATGCATTTTCACAACTCACACGCCGGTACCGGCAGGACATGATCAATTCCCCATTGAATTAATACGCCGCATCATAGGGCCCCGTGAAGAAATTTTTAAAATAAAAGATATTTTCCTGTATAACAACCTGTTTAATATGACGTATCTTGCTTTGAATATGAGCCGCTTTATTAATGGAGTAGCAAAAAAACACGGGGAAGTTTCACAGTTGATGTTTGAAGGGTATACAATCGATGCCATCACGAACGGAGTTCATGCAGCGACTTGGACCACAAAACCCTTTCAGAACCTTTATGATCGGTATATCCCTGGCTGGAGAGAGGACAATTTCAGCCTCCGATATGCTCTAAGCATCCCGAAGCACGAGGTCTGGGACGCCCATGCTTTGGCGAAGAATGAATTGATTCAGCATGTGAACCGAGAAACTGGTACCGCGATGGATTCAGACATCCTGACGCTGGGTTTTGCACGGAGATCGACGACTTACAAGAGAGGAGAACTTCTTTTTCAGGATAGTGAGAGGCTCAAAAGAATATCATCGGAGGTCGGCAGGTTTCAGGTAATTTACGCCGGCAAAGCTCATCCGCAAGACTCTGCGGGCAAGGAGATCATCAAGCGAATCTTTCATGCAAAAGAATCCCTCAAGGCGAACATAAAGATCGCTTATCTTGAAAATTACGACATGGAGATAGGAAAGCTCATAACATCAGGGGTTGATGTATGGTTGAATACCCCTCAACCGCCCCTCGAAGCCTCAGGGACAAGCGGGATGAAAGCAGCCCTTAACGGCGTCCCAAGCCTGAGCGTTTTGGACGGTTGGTGGATTGAAGGGTATATAGACGGAATTACTGGATGGTCTATTGGTGAGGTTGGCAGGGGAGCCGAAGCGAGCAGTGACTGGTCAAATGATGCCTTGTCTCTTTACAATAAGCTGGAGAATATTGTTATTCCACTTTTCTATCATGATAGGGACCGCTTCATCGAGATGATGCGCTCTTCCATTGCCCTGAACGGGTCGTTTTTCAATACCCAGAGAATGATGCTGCAGTATGTGTTGAAGGCGTATTTCTGA